In Panicum virgatum strain AP13 chromosome 5K, P.virgatum_v5, whole genome shotgun sequence, the genomic window AACAGACAGTGAACGAAAAGATCTGGTTAGGTGCAGAGTATCCATGCAGGTGATGGCTCAACTAAAACAGAAGAAAAATACCCGGCGCCAACTGACTTTCATCTAAAATTGCCAGCACCATTTACAAGTGCCACAGGTGATGGATGCATGCACCAATGCCAGCCGCCGATGCTTTAACATAAGGTTCTGGCGCAGAACTCTGAGAAGAGAGACACCACTTGAGGCGAAAGGAAAGACGGTTCTCCAACAAGCATCAGTGAACGTGATTGGTAATAAGCAAAACCACGCAATCTTAAAATGTCCTTCAGACTCTGTTGACTGGTCTGAGAAACTAGTTGCCACAGTGTGAGGAGATCTATGGTTATTGCTTCTCGAAGGTGTATGAGAGTTTAATGCCCTACAATCCAGGACATGGGGCTAGAGGTAGGAGAACAGCTGAAATCGGATTTCCGGTACATTGTAACTTTATTAAAGTCCCAATCAGGTCAAGATTCGTGTCAGTTAAATGAGATTTACATAATATACATTGGATCATTTATATTCTACTATACGAATTTAACCATCCCTGATCAAGTTTGTCGGCTCACTTAGAACATACTTTGGAAGTTCATATTTGGCACCTGCATTATAGTGAACAAGGACATTAATAATTTGGAACACCATATTACACAAAATGATGATATGTAGAACAAGAAATGGGAAAGGTCATATACAAAATACCTCTTTCATCATAGCAAAGTGTCATGTCGGAACTTGATACGATGATGCCAGCGCTATCCACTATGGTCTGTGCAAGTTCCAAATCAGAATCTGCAGCAGCTCTAAGTGCATCCCAAATTTctggaagaaaaaagaaaggttAACTTTGAACTAAAAAACACCGGCATTAATGCTAACTGTTTGTTGTATTTATCATATTTATTGAGTATCACCACCAAACATaaacatttatgtcattatgtGTATAAGGCAATACACTATGTAAATTCACAAGCATCTATATGTTCTACTCCAACCTTTTCCACATAACCAAGCAAAAAATAAGGCACTAGTTTAGGAATATATTTGTGATAAATATGCATGGCAATCATAAACTCAAACCCTCAAAAAAATGTTCATTCCCTTGGCGACATAGGAGATGTCCATTTCTATCTTGCAATTACTCTTGTTACAAGATCAGTTATGACTTATGGTATGGTACCTAATACACTTTTTTTCCTCTTAAGGCAACAGTTGATATGTCAAACCTAACACCAACTAGAGGACTGAATCAACATTATTTGGATGTGAATTCAAAGTAATGCGCTGCAAGCATTTATTTAGCAAAGCTCAATTGAAACAGACTGGGCCTTCATCTCAGGAGGAAAAAAACGAGTGGTCCACCAAGCAGTATAAATGCATCACAGATTCATTAATAAACGTCAACAGTAGTAAGCTGGACTTGCCATCAGTAAATACAAAATGTACCTTTCTGTCCACCATAGTGAGGAGCAGTGTCCCAAAATTCATCACGCATctgtttgagttgtgctggaGTTATTGCTTGGGTGTGCTTCCAAGGCTTTGGTTTTTTCAGCTTCTTACCATTATCTGAGACAAACAGAGAGTGTTGGGATGTTGGGCATTAATAACTGAGTATATCAGCAGCATGTATGGTTTACAGAAAATAAGTAAAGCATTTTACCAATAAACCAAATCAGATTGCACATTCACAAAGCTAATACCATCAACAAAAGGTGACAAATAACATTCTATTTCCAAGCATTGACAAATGATATGTCATTATGTTATCTCTAAACAAAGTTCCGACCATGCTGATGAAAtacttacaacaacaacaacaacaacatagccttttttccccaagcaagttg contains:
- the LOC120707930 gene encoding ubiquitin domain-containing protein 1-like, which codes for MGCAGSTPKTDDNGKKLKKPKPWKHTQAITPAQLKQMRDEFWDTAPHYGGQKEIWDALRAAADSDLELAQTIVDSAGIIVSSSDMTLCYDERGAKYELPKYVLSEPTNLIRDG